Proteins from a genomic interval of Clostridium scatologenes:
- a CDS encoding DegT/DnrJ/EryC1/StrS family aminotransferase — MNKKIPFSPPDIGEEEIQAVTEVLRSGWITSGPKTAEFELKLADYLETNKAVALNSATAGLELVLKVFDIKEGDEVITTPYTYTATASVSVHRGIKPIFVDVKKDTFLIDIDKIADAITPKTKAIYTVDIAGVPVDYDAVRAMLKAKNREDIIFVSDSSHAFGAKYKGKRVGGQADFHIFSFHAVKNFTTAEGGALTFGNNNFKGREDLYKEFKLASLHGQSKDALSKMKAGAWKYDIVTDGFKCNLTDIGSAIGLVQLTRYEEMLKKRKAIFDVYTKYLSEKDWAIIPFEKEGDTVTSYHLYLLRIKGFGEDQRNEVIKQLAEIDIATNVHFIPLPMFTLYKNLGYKIEDYPNAYAQYANEISVPLYSLLTLEDAEYVVKELIKAVERVIK; from the coding sequence ATGAATAAAAAAATACCATTTTCACCACCAGATATAGGAGAAGAAGAAATACAAGCTGTAACAGAGGTTTTAAGATCAGGATGGATTACTTCTGGACCTAAAACTGCTGAATTTGAATTAAAACTGGCTGATTATTTAGAAACTAATAAAGCTGTAGCTTTAAATAGCGCCACTGCTGGATTAGAACTTGTTTTAAAAGTTTTTGATATAAAAGAAGGAGATGAAGTTATAACTACTCCTTATACCTATACAGCTACTGCTAGTGTATCTGTTCACAGAGGAATTAAACCTATATTTGTAGATGTTAAAAAGGATACTTTTTTAATAGATATTGATAAAATAGCAGATGCTATAACTCCTAAGACAAAAGCTATTTATACTGTAGATATTGCAGGAGTACCTGTAGACTATGATGCAGTTCGTGCGATGTTAAAAGCTAAGAATCGTGAGGATATAATTTTTGTATCAGATTCCTCTCATGCTTTTGGTGCAAAATACAAAGGTAAAAGAGTAGGCGGCCAAGCAGATTTTCATATATTCTCTTTCCATGCAGTAAAAAACTTTACTACTGCTGAAGGCGGTGCTTTAACTTTTGGAAATAATAATTTTAAAGGTAGAGAGGATCTATATAAAGAATTCAAATTAGCTTCTTTACATGGTCAATCAAAGGATGCTCTTTCAAAAATGAAAGCTGGAGCATGGAAATATGACATAGTAACAGATGGTTTTAAATGTAATCTTACAGATATAGGTTCTGCCATTGGTCTTGTACAATTAACAAGATATGAAGAAATGTTAAAAAAACGTAAAGCAATCTTTGATGTTTATACTAAGTATTTATCTGAAAAGGATTGGGCTATAATCCCATTTGAAAAGGAAGGCGATACTGTAACTTCTTATCATTTATATCTTTTACGTATTAAAGGTTTTGGTGAAGACCAAAGAAATGAAGTTATAAAACAGTTGGCCGAAATTGATATAGCTACTAATGTTCATTTTATTCCACTACCAATGTTTACACTTTATAAAAATCTTGGATATAAAATAGAAGATTACCCAAATGCTTATGCACAATATGCAAATGAAATTTCTGTACCACTTTATTCTCTTCTTACATTAGAAGATGCTGAATATGTGGTTAAAGAGCTTATTAAAGCTGTAGAAAGAGTTATAAAATAA
- a CDS encoding DegT/DnrJ/EryC1/StrS family aminotransferase, which translates to MKVNFYTSLREYSEKKEEFNKAIFDVIESGSFILGPKVTELEEAVKKYTGAKHAIGVASGSDALIIGSHILGFENGKEVITSPFTFLASTSCIAKHNAKPVFVDVDEETFDINVNKIEEKITSNTAGIIPIHLFSQMANMDKIMEVASKHNIRVLEDAAEAFGMRWKGNGTEYRHSGTIGDLGVFSFFPTKTLGAYGDAGMIITNDDNLASKAKMFRVHGASKKYHYDYIGYNSRLDSMQASVLLVKLKYIDEAIKKREVVANWYREKLADCEYIKTPVVKGDQKPVYYAFNTLAEKRDELAAFLKENEIGTSIYYPIPLHLQKCFSYLGYKKGDFPVAEKLCEKVLALPIYPEIKEEEVDFVCETIKKFYRK; encoded by the coding sequence ATGAAGGTTAATTTTTATACTTCTCTAAGAGAATACTCAGAAAAGAAAGAAGAATTTAATAAAGCTATATTTGATGTTATAGAAAGTGGAAGCTTTATATTGGGACCTAAAGTTACAGAGTTAGAAGAAGCTGTAAAAAAATATACTGGAGCAAAACATGCAATAGGTGTGGCTTCTGGTAGTGATGCATTAATAATAGGTTCTCATATACTTGGATTTGAAAATGGAAAAGAAGTCATAACATCTCCATTTACTTTTCTTGCATCAACTTCTTGTATTGCAAAACACAATGCAAAACCAGTATTTGTGGATGTTGACGAAGAAACTTTTGACATAAATGTAAACAAAATAGAAGAAAAAATAACTTCAAATACTGCTGGTATCATACCTATACACCTTTTCTCTCAAATGGCTAATATGGATAAAATTATGGAAGTAGCTTCAAAACACAATATACGTGTTTTGGAAGATGCTGCTGAAGCTTTTGGTATGAGATGGAAAGGTAATGGTACTGAATATAGACATTCTGGAACTATTGGAGATTTAGGTGTGTTTTCTTTCTTCCCAACTAAAACTCTAGGTGCATACGGCGATGCTGGTATGATAATAACTAATGATGATAATTTAGCAAGTAAAGCTAAAATGTTTAGAGTACATGGTGCATCTAAAAAATATCATTATGATTATATAGGTTATAATTCAAGACTTGACTCAATGCAAGCATCTGTACTTTTAGTTAAATTAAAATATATAGATGAAGCTATAAAGAAAAGAGAAGTTGTAGCAAATTGGTACAGAGAAAAACTTGCAGATTGTGAATATATAAAAACACCTGTAGTAAAAGGAGATCAAAAACCTGTTTACTATGCATTTAATACTTTAGCAGAAAAAAGAGATGAACTTGCTGCCTTCTTAAAGGAAAATGAAATAGGCACAAGCATCTACTATCCAATACCTCTTCATCTTCAAAAATGTTTTAGTTATTTAGGATACAAGAAAGGTGACTTCCCTGTTGCTGAAAAACTATGCGAAAAGGTACTTGCTCTTCCTATATATCCTGAAATAAAAGAAGAAGAAGTAGATTTTGTATGCGAAACTATTAAAAAATTCTATAGAAAATAA
- a CDS encoding metallophosphoesterase family protein, translating to MRIAVISDIHGNLEALKTAYWDIEERNADTIICLGDLTGYGPYPNEVIDFIREKRIISILGNYDAAVVEEKFNCIRPNEVNKFCMPWAAHELTEENREYLKSLPENFIVKFQDKEIVFVHGSNRDMNEYLKENSKEAEEAMKEFSGDVLVCAHTHIPYEKHYRDKILLNDGSIGKPKIGRPNGTYIILDMQNNNLNVEFIEFEYDYEKTAVAMEEKGIHLSCINNIRTGIE from the coding sequence ATGAGAATAGCAGTTATATCAGATATTCATGGTAATTTAGAAGCACTAAAAACAGCATATTGGGATATAGAGGAAAGAAATGCAGACACTATAATTTGTTTAGGAGACTTAACAGGATATGGACCATATCCAAATGAGGTTATAGATTTTATAAGAGAAAAGAGAATAATAAGTATTTTAGGTAATTATGATGCTGCAGTAGTAGAAGAGAAGTTTAATTGTATAAGACCTAATGAAGTTAACAAATTTTGTATGCCATGGGCTGCACATGAGCTAACTGAAGAGAATAGGGAATATTTAAAGTCTCTTCCAGAAAATTTTATAGTTAAATTTCAAGATAAAGAAATAGTTTTTGTTCATGGAAGTAATAGAGATATGAATGAATATTTAAAGGAGAATTCAAAGGAAGCAGAAGAAGCTATGAAAGAATTTTCTGGGGATGTATTAGTATGTGCTCATACTCATATACCTTATGAAAAACATTATAGAGATAAAATTTTATTAAATGATGGAAGCATAGGTAAGCCTAAAATAGGAAGGCCAAATGGTACTTACATTATTTTAGATATGCAAAATAATAATTTAAATGTAGAGTTCATAGAATTTGAGTATGATTATGAAAAAACTGCAGTAGCTATGGAGGAAAAAGGAATACACTTAAGCTGCATAAATAATATAAGAACTGGAATTGAATAG
- a CDS encoding M48 family metallopeptidase, with product MQRKLVLSIIVMTILMTIFSVSLKITEDVNNKRLVQEYTYSTRTVGNIDTSIAPPTQKAIEYHNKRVNLWIFSISMSLLIPIVFLFSGLSSFTRNYCSSKSKNLLIVMFLYFLIYSIINTIINFPLDYYSSFTLKHSYGLSNQSFIKWAEDYFKSFAIYTLVGGCFISVPYLFIKKFPNYWWLNLGLLLIPIIAFVTFISPMYIDPIFNKYEKIQDTTLERKIYEELDRASIKNCKVYQVNKSMDTKEMNAYMTGIFNTKRIVLWDTTIKNLTERETLGILAHEMGHYLMGHVWKSIVLGGVLSVFIFYLVNKGSIWVIDKSGGIFGFTKLHDIASLPLLILMLNIFMFIAQPGINSYTRYTEREADRFELELTKDNEASASAMIKLHETSLVLPSPGIIYKLWNYDHPTFEERVKFANSYKPWEQGKALKYDKYIK from the coding sequence ATGCAAAGAAAATTAGTGTTATCCATAATAGTAATGACTATCTTAATGACTATATTTTCTGTATCTTTGAAGATTACAGAAGATGTTAATAATAAAAGGTTAGTTCAAGAATATACATATTCAACTAGAACAGTTGGAAATATTGATACGTCAATTGCACCTCCAACACAAAAAGCTATAGAATATCATAATAAAAGAGTGAATTTATGGATTTTTAGTATATCTATGAGTTTATTAATTCCTATAGTTTTTTTATTTTCAGGATTATCAAGTTTTACAAGAAATTATTGTTCAAGTAAGAGTAAAAATTTACTTATAGTTATGTTTTTATACTTTTTAATATATTCTATAATTAATACAATTATAAACTTTCCTTTGGATTACTATAGTAGTTTTACCTTGAAACATTCTTATGGACTTTCAAATCAAAGTTTTATCAAATGGGCTGAGGATTACTTTAAAAGCTTTGCTATTTATACCTTGGTTGGAGGGTGCTTTATTTCTGTACCATATTTATTTATAAAGAAATTTCCAAATTACTGGTGGTTGAATTTAGGATTGCTATTAATTCCTATAATTGCTTTTGTAACTTTTATAAGTCCAATGTATATTGATCCTATTTTTAATAAGTATGAAAAAATTCAAGACACTACATTGGAGAGAAAAATATATGAGGAGCTTGATAGAGCATCTATAAAAAATTGTAAAGTTTACCAAGTAAATAAAAGTATGGATACGAAAGAAATGAATGCCTATATGACAGGAATTTTTAATACAAAAAGAATAGTACTATGGGATACTACTATTAAGAATTTAACTGAAAGAGAAACACTTGGAATATTAGCACATGAAATGGGACATTATTTAATGGGACATGTATGGAAGTCTATAGTATTGGGTGGAGTATTGAGCGTATTTATTTTTTATCTTGTAAATAAAGGTTCAATTTGGGTTATAGATAAATCTGGAGGAATTTTTGGATTTACAAAATTACATGATATAGCATCACTTCCTCTTTTGATATTAATGCTAAATATATTTATGTTTATAGCACAGCCAGGAATTAATAGTTATACTAGGTATACAGAAAGAGAAGCAGATAGGTTTGAATTGGAACTTACAAAAGATAATGAAGCTTCAGCATCTGCTATGATAAAGTTGCATGAAACTAGTTTAGTACTACCTTCTCCAGGTATAATATATAAATTATGGAATTATGATCATCCAACCTTTGAAGAAAGAGTAAAATTTGCTAACAGTTATAAACCTTGGGAGCAGGGCAAAGCTCTTAAATATGATAAATATATTAAGTAA
- the glgB gene encoding 1,4-alpha-glucan branching protein GlgB gives MLNLNVNSYETYLFNNGENFRSYKFLGSRFIRLKETSGTLFRVWAPNAVKISVVGDFNNWNEKKHLMKKQPNTGFWNLFVEDVMEGELYKYAILMPDGKSVLKSDPYAFYSELRPNTASIVTNIKDDYVWNDKSWLENKKNTFSSPLNIYEVHLGSWNLNKENNFYSYKEIADLLLPYILDMGYTHVELLPITEHPLDASWGYQATGYYSITSRFGTPSDFKYFIDKFHQNGIGVIIDWVPGHFCKDEHGLYKFDGSYLYEYANEDLRENCGWGTANFDLGKTQVQNFLISSAIFWFEMYHIDGIRVDAVASMLYLDYGKQGNPNLKNKYGGIENLEAVDFLRKLNRAIFKHFPNALVIAEESTSWPMVTSPDYDGGLGFNYKWNMGWMNDILRYMQLDTSQRKFNHNLLTFSIMYTFSENFILPISHDEVVYGKKSLLNKMPGTYEDKFSGVRAFYGYMIGHPGKKLSFMGNEFAQFDEWKFNSALDWNLLLYPMHSKMQKYVKDLNHIYINESSLWQQDHNFHGFNWIDASNNNQNIVSFIRQGFNGNNFTIIICNFSLNLYENYKIGVPRLTHYKEILNSDNSIYGGSNKLNNEIINPVMEKWNAKPFCIKIKIPPLSVIFIKPIFKNVKKPKRLLKSKYSITKIHLSLNAIRRGFNDKKRNYRHATSRRTRY, from the coding sequence ATGTTAAATTTAAATGTAAATTCTTATGAAACATATTTATTTAATAATGGAGAAAATTTTAGGTCCTATAAATTTCTCGGAAGTAGATTTATAAGATTAAAAGAAACTTCAGGAACCTTATTCAGAGTCTGGGCACCAAATGCTGTAAAGATTAGTGTTGTTGGTGATTTTAACAATTGGAATGAAAAGAAACACCTTATGAAAAAACAACCTAATACCGGATTTTGGAATCTATTTGTAGAAGATGTTATGGAAGGAGAGTTATACAAGTATGCAATTTTAATGCCTGATGGTAAATCTGTTTTAAAATCAGATCCATATGCCTTTTATTCAGAACTAAGACCTAATACAGCCTCAATTGTTACAAATATTAAAGATGATTATGTTTGGAATGATAAGTCATGGCTGGAAAATAAAAAAAATACGTTTTCATCTCCATTAAATATATATGAAGTGCATTTAGGTTCTTGGAACTTAAATAAAGAAAACAATTTCTACTCTTATAAAGAAATAGCTGATTTGCTCCTTCCTTATATATTGGACATGGGTTATACTCATGTAGAATTACTTCCCATTACAGAACATCCACTTGATGCTTCATGGGGATATCAAGCAACGGGATATTATTCTATAACTAGCCGTTTCGGCACTCCATCAGATTTTAAGTACTTTATAGATAAATTTCACCAAAATGGTATAGGTGTCATTATTGATTGGGTTCCAGGCCATTTTTGCAAAGATGAACATGGGCTATATAAGTTTGATGGTTCATATCTTTATGAATATGCTAATGAAGATCTAAGAGAAAATTGTGGTTGGGGAACTGCTAACTTTGATTTAGGTAAAACACAAGTACAAAATTTTTTAATATCCAGTGCTATTTTTTGGTTTGAAATGTATCACATAGATGGTATAAGAGTAGATGCAGTAGCAAGTATGCTTTATCTAGACTATGGTAAACAGGGAAATCCAAATTTAAAAAATAAGTATGGCGGAATAGAAAATCTTGAAGCTGTAGATTTTCTAAGAAAACTTAATAGAGCCATATTTAAACACTTTCCAAATGCTCTTGTAATTGCAGAAGAATCAACATCCTGGCCTATGGTCACAAGTCCAGACTATGATGGTGGTCTTGGTTTCAATTATAAATGGAATATGGGTTGGATGAATGATATTTTACGATATATGCAATTAGACACATCACAAAGAAAATTTAATCACAATTTACTCACATTTTCAATAATGTATACATTCTCAGAAAACTTCATACTCCCTATATCTCATGATGAAGTTGTCTATGGTAAAAAATCTCTTTTAAATAAAATGCCAGGTACTTACGAAGATAAATTTTCAGGTGTAAGAGCCTTTTATGGATACATGATAGGTCACCCAGGTAAAAAATTAAGTTTTATGGGAAATGAATTTGCTCAATTTGATGAATGGAAATTTAATTCTGCATTAGACTGGAACCTACTGCTTTATCCTATGCATTCCAAAATGCAAAAATATGTTAAAGATTTAAATCATATATATATAAACGAAAGCTCACTATGGCAACAAGATCATAATTTTCATGGATTTAACTGGATAGATGCCTCAAATAACAATCAAAATATAGTTTCTTTTATAAGGCAAGGATTTAATGGAAATAACTTTACTATTATTATATGTAATTTTTCATTAAATTTATATGAAAATTATAAAATTGGAGTTCCACGGTTAACTCACTATAAAGAAATTCTTAATAGTGATAATAGCATTTATGGAGGTTCAAATAAATTAAATAATGAAATTATTAACCCAGTGATGGAAAAATGGAATGCCAAACCATTTTGCATAAAAATAAAAATACCACCCCTATCAGTAATTTTTATTAAACCAATATTTAAAAATGTTAAGAAGCCCAAAAGATTATTAAAAAGTAAATACTCTATAACCAAAATACACCTTAGCTTAAATGCTATTAGGAGGGGTTTTAATGATAAAAAAAGAAATTATCGCCATGCTACTAGCAGGAGGACAAGGTACTAG
- a CDS encoding glucose-1-phosphate adenylyltransferase, whose product MIKKEIIAMLLAGGQGTRLKDLTKYNAKPAVPFGGKYRIIDFTLSNCTHSGIDTVGILTQYQPLILGNHIGIGSPWDLDRMNGGVTILPPHVNQSGMNWYNGTADAIYQNISFVDYYDPEYIIVLSGDHIYKMDYSDMLNYHKEKKADATIAVIEVPLEEANRFGIMNTAENNAIVEFEEKPKEPKNNMASMGIYIFNWKLIKEFLKEDKNNPSSSNDFGKNIIPALLRKEKKLFAYPFEGYWKDVGTIESYWEANMDLLKENNQLNLYDKSWKIYSNNSTLPPQYIGNDVKVENSLISDGCVVLGDVLNSILFPGVYVGKNSRIINSVILPNVIVEDNVIVDRAIIGNNSIIRKNNIVANSNEIVLIGEEEEIGANL is encoded by the coding sequence ATGATAAAAAAAGAAATTATCGCCATGCTACTAGCAGGAGGACAAGGTACTAGGCTAAAGGACTTAACTAAATATAATGCTAAACCAGCTGTACCTTTTGGAGGAAAATATAGAATAATTGATTTCACCTTAAGTAATTGTACCCACTCTGGTATTGACACAGTTGGAATATTAACTCAGTATCAACCTTTAATTTTAGGTAATCACATTGGTATAGGCAGTCCTTGGGATCTTGATAGAATGAATGGAGGCGTAACAATCCTTCCTCCTCACGTAAACCAATCCGGAATGAATTGGTATAATGGTACAGCTGATGCTATATATCAAAATATCAGTTTTGTAGATTATTATGATCCCGAATATATAATTGTATTATCTGGTGACCATATATACAAAATGGATTATTCAGATATGCTCAATTATCACAAAGAAAAAAAGGCAGATGCAACTATAGCAGTTATAGAAGTTCCCTTGGAAGAAGCAAATCGCTTTGGAATCATGAACACCGCTGAAAATAATGCCATAGTTGAATTTGAAGAAAAACCTAAAGAACCTAAAAATAATATGGCTTCTATGGGAATATATATTTTTAATTGGAAATTAATAAAAGAATTTTTAAAAGAAGATAAAAATAATCCAAGCTCTAGTAATGACTTTGGAAAAAATATAATTCCTGCTTTACTTAGAAAAGAAAAGAAACTATTTGCATATCCATTTGAAGGATATTGGAAAGATGTTGGTACTATTGAAAGCTATTGGGAAGCTAATATGGATTTATTAAAAGAAAATAACCAACTCAATTTATATGATAAAAGCTGGAAAATTTATTCCAATAATTCCACACTTCCACCACAATACATTGGTAATGATGTTAAGGTGGAAAATTCTTTAATTTCTGATGGTTGTGTAGTATTAGGAGATGTATTAAATTCTATTCTATTTCCTGGTGTTTATGTTGGTAAAAATTCAAGGATAATTAACTCCGTAATCTTACCTAATGTAATAGTAGAAGATAATGTAATAGTGGATAGAGCAATAATAGGAAATAACAGTATCATAAGAAAAAACAATATAGTAGCAAATTCAAATGAAATTGTCCTTATTGGTGAAGAAGAAGAAATAGGTGCAAATTTATAA
- the glgD gene encoding glucose-1-phosphate adenylyltransferase subunit GlgD, which yields MIKNSYMAILMLNEHQQDIRNLTKNRPLASIPIYGRYRIIDFILSNIVNCGIRNVGIFSPNNSHSLIDHLGTGRSWDLNRNVDGLFIFSSYSKYRYQQNENLLKNFIEYISISKQQNVILCQSHMICNIDIDKIIKNHEESQSDITIVYKNVQNAETYTHGCNIININKEGKVSSIRNNIGLNKEAKISMDIILMKKELLFNFLYELAKSDIYENLYECIYLNIDRYTVNTYEFKGYVKSVNSINQYYDANMDILNPKVLKELFYKNGSIYTKPKNEPSTKYVKNSSVSNSLIANGCVIEGTVENSIISRQVHISKDAIIKNCIIFQNCTIEEGTYLNNVILDKDVLVRKNVKVQGTSEFPLVVEKNSVLNSD from the coding sequence ATGATAAAAAACTCATATATGGCAATATTAATGTTAAATGAACATCAGCAAGACATTAGAAACTTAACTAAGAATAGACCTCTAGCGTCAATACCCATTTATGGAAGGTATCGTATCATTGATTTTATCCTTTCAAATATAGTTAACTGTGGTATAAGAAATGTTGGCATTTTTTCACCTAATAATTCCCACTCTTTAATTGACCATCTAGGCACTGGACGTTCTTGGGATTTAAATAGAAATGTAGATGGATTATTTATATTTAGCTCTTATTCAAAATATCGTTATCAGCAAAATGAAAACTTATTAAAGAATTTTATAGAATATATTAGTATAAGCAAACAGCAAAATGTTATATTATGTCAATCACACATGATATGCAATATTGATATTGATAAAATTATAAAAAATCATGAGGAATCTCAAAGTGATATTACAATAGTTTATAAAAATGTACAAAACGCAGAAACCTACACTCATGGCTGTAATATTATAAATATAAATAAAGAAGGTAAAGTGTCCAGCATACGAAACAACATTGGCTTAAACAAAGAAGCTAAAATTTCCATGGATATAATACTAATGAAAAAGGAATTGTTGTTTAACTTTTTATATGAGCTTGCTAAATCTGATATATATGAAAATTTATATGAATGTATATATTTAAATATAGATAGATATACTGTAAATACCTATGAATTTAAAGGGTATGTGAAATCCGTTAATTCAATAAATCAATACTATGATGCTAATATGGATATACTTAATCCTAAAGTACTTAAAGAGCTTTTTTACAAAAATGGTTCTATATATACTAAACCTAAAAATGAACCTTCTACAAAATATGTAAAAAATTCATCTGTATCTAATTCATTAATTGCCAATGGTTGTGTCATAGAAGGTACTGTAGAGAATAGTATTATTTCAAGACAAGTACATATATCAAAAGATGCTATAATAAAAAACTGCATAATATTTCAAAATTGTACAATAGAAGAAGGCACCTACTTAAATAACGTAATACTGGACAAGGATGTTTTAGTACGAAAAAATGTAAAAGTTCAAGGAACATCTGAATTTCCATTAGTTGTAGAAAAAAATAGTGTTTTAAATTCTGACTAA
- the glgA gene encoding glycogen synthase GlgA encodes MLKILFTAAEAHPFIKTGGLGDVAYSLPKALRELGIDARIIIPKYSNISPNFKSKMDHISNFTVPVGWRNKYCGLDYYEFNGVPFYFIDNEYYFKRDNLYGFFDDGERFSYFCRAVLESMKFMGDFVPDIIHCNDWHTGMIPVLLNEHYKKKNEFINTKTIFSIHNLKYQGVFGKENLGDLLSLGEEYFNEDAVKYYDGISFMKAGINFSDIITTVSKSYAEEIKTPFYGEDLDGLLCSKNYKLHGIVNGIDYELFNPNTDKNIHYRYNSSTTYNKVKNKTKLQKILNLPQNENIPIIAVISRLVKQKGLDLVASVIEQLLTMNIQLVILGTGDECFQDVFQYFSHIYPSKLSTNIKFDNHLAQQIYAGSDMFLMPSLFEPCGISQLISLRYGTIPIVRETGGLKDTIIPYNEYTEDGNGFSFKNYDSYEMLDIIKYALKIYNNKKAWNKLMKRAMLQDNSWKNSAKTYIDLYKTLTY; translated from the coding sequence ATGTTAAAAATTTTATTTACAGCAGCAGAAGCCCATCCTTTCATAAAGACAGGTGGTCTTGGTGATGTAGCTTACTCACTTCCTAAAGCCTTGAGAGAATTAGGAATTGATGCTAGAATTATAATTCCAAAATATTCAAACATATCTCCAAATTTCAAGTCAAAAATGGACCATATAAGCAATTTCACTGTCCCTGTTGGTTGGAGAAATAAGTATTGTGGACTAGATTATTATGAATTTAATGGAGTTCCTTTTTATTTTATAGATAATGAATACTATTTTAAAAGAGATAATCTTTATGGATTTTTTGATGATGGTGAAAGATTTTCATATTTTTGTAGAGCTGTTTTAGAATCTATGAAATTCATGGGTGATTTTGTTCCAGATATAATACACTGCAATGATTGGCATACTGGAATGATACCTGTTTTACTAAATGAACATTATAAAAAGAAAAATGAATTTATAAATACTAAAACTATTTTTTCAATTCACAATTTAAAATATCAAGGAGTTTTTGGAAAGGAAAATTTAGGTGATTTACTTTCCCTTGGAGAAGAATATTTTAACGAAGACGCAGTTAAATATTATGATGGAATCTCATTTATGAAAGCTGGTATTAATTTTTCGGATATAATAACTACTGTAAGTAAATCTTATGCCGAAGAAATAAAAACTCCTTTCTATGGCGAAGACTTGGATGGATTATTATGTAGTAAAAATTACAAACTACATGGCATTGTCAACGGAATAGATTATGAACTGTTTAATCCTAATACAGACAAAAACATACACTATAGATACAATTCATCAACTACTTATAATAAAGTAAAAAATAAAACAAAACTTCAAAAAATATTAAACCTTCCTCAAAATGAAAATATACCAATAATCGCTGTAATATCAAGACTTGTAAAACAAAAAGGACTAGATTTAGTTGCTTCCGTAATTGAACAATTACTTACTATGAATATTCAACTTGTAATATTAGGTACTGGCGATGAATGTTTCCAAGATGTATTCCAATATTTTTCACACATATATCCTTCTAAGCTTTCAACCAATATAAAATTTGATAATCATTTAGCTCAACAAATATATGCAGGTTCTGATATGTTTCTTATGCCTTCACTATTTGAGCCTTGTGGAATAAGTCAATTAATTTCTCTAAGATATGGAACAATTCCAATAGTAAGGGAAACAGGAGGCCTAAAGGATACTATAATTCCTTATAATGAATATACAGAAGATGGTAATGGTTTTTCTTTTAAAAACTATGATTCTTATGAAATGTTAGACATAATAAAATATGCCCTAAAAATATATAATAACAAAAAAGCCTGGAATAAACTTATGAAAAGGGCAATGCTTCAAGATAACAGTTGGAAAAATTCCGCAAAAACTTATATAGATTTATATAAAACATTGACATACTAA